One part of the Oncorhynchus kisutch isolate 150728-3 linkage group LG22, Okis_V2, whole genome shotgun sequence genome encodes these proteins:
- the LOC109867813 gene encoding tripartite motif-containing protein 16, which yields MAEAVFDKDLITCSICLDPLKDPVTTACGHSYCMGCIKESWDQDDGKGVYSCPQCRQTFTPRPVLGKNTLLNELVEKLKMTGLQAAPPAYCYAGPLDVGCDICDGRKLKAVKSCLLCLASYCATHLKLHNDLNQGKKHKLIDATRLQEKICTRHDKLLEVYCRTDQQCICLLCVIDDHKGHDIVAAAEERTEKQKQLGGNNLKSQQRIQEREKEMQELRQAVDSLKRSAQAELFDSERTLTELIHSVEKRRSEVKELISAQEKAQVSRAKRHLKQLEQEVAGLRRRDAELKHLSQTEDHIHFLQHFQSLCVPLGSEGTPSIIVTFEHVKKFVTELKERLQDICKEEMDRIYGKVAKVPNICPSEPKTREEFLEYCCLLTLDPNTANQLLCLSEGNRKVTRSHKIQTYPNHEHRFSHWKQVLCKEGVWSVSEPCYWEVEWTGVEVDIAVSYKGISRRGSGHECWFGANDQSWRLYCSASRCCFYHNGRETSIPAIRSDSRVGVYLDHGAGTLSFYSVTVSDTMTLLHGVKTTFTRPLYPGFGVGSSVRILTPFLRSN from the exons ATGGCAGAAGCAGTTTTTGATAAggatttgattacctgttcaatCTGTCTGGATCCACTGAAGGATCCAGTGACTACTGCCTGTGGACACAGTTACTGTATGGGCTGCATTAAAGAAAGCTGGGATCAGGATGATGGGAAAGGTGTCTACAGCTGTCCCCAGTGCAGGCAGACCTTCACCCCAAGACCTGTTCTGGGGAAAAATACTCTACTGAACGAATTGGTGGAGAAACTGAAGATGACAGGACTCCAAGCTGCTCCTCCTGCTTACTGTTATGCTGGACCTTTAGATGTGGGGTGTGACATCTGCGATGGGAGAAAACTCAAAGCTGTCAAGTCCTGTCTGCTGTGTCTTGCCTCTTACTGTGCGACTCACCTAAAACTTCACAATGACCTCAACCAAGGAAAAAAACACAAGTTGATTGATGCCACTAGACTACAGGAGAAGATTTGCACTCGCCATGACAAACTGCTGGAGGTTTACTGTCGTACCGATCAGCAATGtatctgtctgctgtgtgtgatTGATGATCATAAAGGCCATGATATAGTCGCCGCTGCAGAAGAAAGGACTGAAAAACAG AAGCAGTTGGGGGGAAATAATCTGAAATCGCAGCAGAGaatccaggagagagagaaggagatgcagGAGCTGAGACAGGCTGTGGACTCTCTGAAG CGCTCTGCACAAGCGGAATTGTTTGACAGCGAGAGGACCTTGACTGAGCTCATCCACTCCGTTGAGAAAAGGCGCTCTGAGGTGAAGGAGCTGATCAGTGCCCAAGAGAAGGCTCAAGTGAGTCGAGCTAAAAGGCATCTGAAGCAACTGGAGCAAGAGGTCGCTggactgaggaggagagatgcCGAGCTAAAGCACCTGTCACAAACAGAAGATCATATCCATTTCCTCCAG CATTTCcagtctctctgtgtccctcttgGATCTGAGGGCACACCCAGCATCATTGTCACCTTTGAGCATGTGAAGAAATTTGTCACTGAACTGAAAGAGCGACTACAAGACATCTGCAAGGAGGAAATGGACAGAATATACGGGAAAG TGGCTAAAGTTCCAAACATTTGCCCTTCTGAGCCCAAGACCAGGGAGGAGTTCTTAGAAT ACTGCTGCCTGCTGACATTGGATCCCAACACAGCAAATCAactcctgtgtctgtctgaggGGAACAGAAAGGTGACCAGGAGTCATAAGATCCAGACCTATCCCAACCACGAACATAGATTTAGCCACTGGAAACAGGTGTTGTGTAAAGAGGGTGTCTGGAGTGTGTCTGAACCCTGctactgggaggtagagtggaCCGGGGTGGAGGTTGATATAGCCGTCTCATATAAAGGGATCAGCAGGAGAGGAAGTGGTCATGAGTGTTGGTTTGGTGCTAATGACCAGTCCTGGAGGTTGTACTGCTCTGCATCTAGATGCTGTTTCTACCATAATGGTAGAGAGACTTCTATCCCTGCCATCCGCTCAGACTCCAGAGTCGGAGTGTACCTGGATCATGGGGCAGGAACTCTGTCCTTTTACAGCGTGACTGTCTCAGACACCATGACCCTCCTCCACGGAGTCAAGACCACGTTCACTCGGCCCCTCTACCCTGGGTTTGGGGTTGGTTCATCTGTGAGGATACTGACACCATTTTTGAGAAGTAACTAG
- the LOC109867823 gene encoding kxDL motif-containing protein 1-like, with amino-acid sequence MEPTASGMFCNRMLSMVNSEDVNAIIQAQRHMLDRFEKTNEMLINFNGLSNVRLQQMNEHFLLHTRTLVEMKKDLDSIFRRIRTLKGKIAKQYPEAFSNAHESPVLEDDEFDPIPPSVATMITATTSEQSTESCDTSPDVISPNVSRCSEDLSQEQADTPTSDQGLPSPETDMLRDEGPDSVPAE; translated from the exons ATGGAACCCACAGCTTCTGGAATGTTCTGTAACAGAATGCTTAGCATGGTAAACTCTGAGGATGTCAACGCCATCATCCAAGCCCAGAGGCACAT GCTGGACCGCTTTGAGAAGACCAATGAGATGCTGATCAACTTCAATGGCCTTTCCAACGTGCGGCTGCAGCAGATGAACGAACACTTCCTGCTTCACACGCGCACCCTGGTGGAGATGAAGAAGGACTTGGACAGCATCTTTAGAAGAATCAG GACTTTAAAGGGCAAGATCGCCAAGCAGTACCCAGAGGCCTTCAGCA ACGCCCACGAGTCGCCGGTCCTGGAGGACGACGAGTTTGATCCCATCCCGCCCAGTGTCGCCACGATGATCACCGCCACCACGTCGGAGCAGAGCACCGAGTCATGTGACACGAGCCCTGACGTCATTTCCCCGAATGTAAGCCGGTGTTCCGAAGACCTCTCCCAGGAGCAGGCTGACACGCCCACCTCTGACCAAGGCCTGCCTAGCCCTGAAACGGATATGCTGAGGGACGAGGGCCCGGACTCAGTACCTGCAGAGTAG
- the LOC109867821 gene encoding SIN3-HDAC complex-associated factor, translated as MFGFHKPKMYRSLDGCCICRAKSSSSRFTDSKRYENDFTSCFGLCETRSGEICNACVLLVKRCKKLPVGSKKNWNHVVDARGGPSLKISSRPKKRKSLSKRAMPIQISRLQKELKRNNSDAHSTTSSVSPAQSPSYSNPSDEGSDTELSPGSSRSPVFSFLDLTYWKRQKVCCGIIYKGRFGEVLIDPHLFKPCCRKKRQLQEEEEVEVVEVVVRKEDEVVRSDSQESSESPQLQVIMTTSQTKVEVEEEDWRYCTTV; from the exons ATGTTTGGCTTTCACAAGCCAAAGATGTACCGGAGTTTAGACGGCTGTTGCATCTGCCGCGCCAAGTCCTCCAGCTCACGCTTCACCGACAGCAAGCGGTACGAGAATGACTTCACGAGCTGTTTCGG ATTATGTGAAACTCGGTCTGGAGAAATCTGCAATGCATGTGTACTCCTGGTGAAACGATGTAAGAAACTCCCAGTGGGGTCTAAGAAAAACTGGAATCAC GTGGTTGATGCCCGAGGAGGCCCCAGCCTAAAGATTTCCTCCAGGCCAAAGAAACGGAAGTCCCTCTCCAAGAGAGCCATGCCAATCCAGATCAGCCGACTGCAGAAAGAGCTAAAGAGGAACA acTCTGATGCCCACAGCACCACGTCCAGTGTCTCCCCGGCCCAGTCTCCCAGCTACAGCAACCCTTCAGATGAGGGCTCCGACACAGAGCTCTCCCCAGGCTCCAGCCGCTCCCCTGTCTTCTCCTTCCTGGACCTCACCTACTGGAAGAG GCAGAAGGTGTGTTGTGGGATCATCTACAAGGGCCGCTTTGGGGAGGTGCTCATCGACCCTCACCTCTTCAAGCCCTGCTGTCGCAAGAAACGTCAActgcaggaggaagaggaggtagaagtggtggaggtggtggtgaggAAGGAAGACGAGGTGGTGAGGTCAGACAGCCAGGAGAGCTCAGAGAGTCCTCAGCTACAGGTCATCATGACAACATCTCAGACCAAAGTGGAGGTTGAGGAGGAAGACTGGCGATATTGCACCACAGTGTGA